The DNA segment tgtggcactattttattggacctacaatttatcacatccaataaaatagtgccacatcattggtggggtgggcatggtaggtgggcacttgaaagaaactatatatatatatatatatatatatatatatagagttttgatatGATGAGCACCTATCATGTGCACTTATGTGTGCACCTACAGATGTGGCGTTCACCTATTGGATGTAGAGGATGCCACGTCAGCGGTGCACACAAAAGTGCACATCATGGGtgctcataatatcaaatatatataagtTGCCAGTGCTACCTACGAATTTTGCTACCGTGAAGAGGTTTGAACCTCATTGGGCTACTGAATCGGACTGTAAGGATGTGGTGGTTCGGGCTTGGAACAAAGAGCTTAGCTCGATCTCTCTACCGATGCATATCCTTGGATGCAAGAAGACTTTGTGGAAGTGGGCCGAAGATAGATTTCATAATCTGGCCTGAAAAATCAGTAATAAACGTAAAGAGTTGAATGAATTGAGGATGCATGGTATGTGGCATAAATTGGTAAACCGAATTGGAGAGTTTGAGAGTGAAGTTGAAAAGTTGGAAACAAAGGATGAGCTATATTGGAAACAATAGAATTGGGTCAATTGACTAGCGAATGGGGACAGGAACTCGAAATTTTTCCATGCAAGGGCTTTGGCTCCAAGGGTAAGGAACCGTATCAATGGGCTTCTCTCGGCTCACAGGGACTAGTGTACGGAAAATGGTATGtcaaaaataactaaatattaTTTCTCTAATTTATTTGCTACTTCTAATCCTTTTATAGAGGATACCGGTCAGGTTTTAAGCAGTGTGGCCCGTACTATTGATGAAAGCATATGAATATGCTACTATGTGCTCATTTTCAAGCAGATGATGTGAGGAAGGCTCTTTTTGATATGCATCCGGATAAAGCTCAGGCGCGGGATGGGATGTCTATATTCTTTTTCCAGAATTTTTGGGATGTTATAGGTGAGGAGGTCACAGTGGCTGTTTTAAAACTTCTGAATGAGGGCACGAATCTTTCTGATTGGAAGGTGACTACAGTTACACTTGTTCTGAAAATTCAATCCCCTATGACTATGAAGGACTACCTATTTGTCTATGTAACGTTTGTTACAAAAATTTTGCATGTGAACTGAAAAACAGGCTACGTCCTATTCTCAAACAGAGAGTGAACGAGTTTGAAAGTGCCTTCACTTCAAACCGATTGATTTCAGACAATATAATCCTAGGTTTCGAAGCTTTGCATTGGATCCGAAGTATAAAGAAGGGCCAGAAAGGATACACGACATTGAAGCTCGACATGAGCACATTATATGATAAAGTGGAATGGAATTTCCTTGAAGGGATCATGCTTAGGCTCGGATTCTCGCTGGAATGGGTGGAGAAGATTATGCGGTGTGTTTGCACAGTTAGATATTCCTTTTCTTTGAATGACTCCTGATTGGGAACATATCATCGAGTAGAGGGTTAAGGCAGGGAGATTCTCTGTCCCCTTATCTTTTTGTACTATGTGCTTATGGACTGTCTTCTATGCTGCTCTCCCTTGAGGCTCGTCGCTTATTAATAGGGGTTCGAATTGCATCCACGGTCCCGACAAGTACTCACCTTTTCTTTGCAGATGATAGTCTTATGTTTTTCAGGGCAACGATGATGGACTGCATGGCTATCCGAGATTGTCTATCTCTGTATAAAAGTGCATCTGGGCAGCTAATCAACTTTGATAAATCATCACTTTCATTCAGTCCATTCAGTCCAAACACAAATGAGTAGTTGGCCGACAATATCAAGAGAATTTGGCTATATCTATGGTTCAAGGACAAGAGGTCTACCTCGGCCTCTTGGTATTTTCTATTCGAAGTAAGAAACTACAGTTTGGATATTTGGTGGAGAGGGTAGCGAAAAGGATACAAAACTGGGGTCACAAATTAATCTTTCTTGGCTGGGTAAAGAGACCTTGATCAATTCTTCAGCATGTTCCTACTTATGCAATGTCCTGATTTCATATTTCACAATCAATGTGTGAGGAGATTGAGCGTGACTGCTCAAATTTATGGTGGGGACTTGATGAAGGAATAAATCGAATGCATTGGAAGTCTTGTAAGACCCTATGCAAACCAAAATGCATGGGTAGATTGGTTTTTTGTCACTTTGAGACTTTTAACAAGGCACTATTGGCAAAACAAATCTGATGCATTATTGCTGAACCAGAATCCCTGGTTTCTCACGTACTAAAAGCAAGATACCCGACAAATCGAGTACCCCAATTATCGGTTAGTTTTGGGTGGTGACTAGCGGGTACCCGAAACAAAACTTTTGTCGTTTCTTTCCTTGCAAAACTTGAGCTTGGTCAAAACCCCATAATTCTTCCATATTCAAAAACACATAACAAAACCCTTTTACTTTAAAATTATAGCTTCATGATTTGGCCACAACATTAAAATTACAGACTAATGATTTTACCACAAGCACAGATTAACAATACCCAAGGCGAGAGAGTATATGAGAATTGAGACTTGTGTGGCCTGCCGTCTGCTTCACAATCACAACTTCAAGGCTTCCATTGTAatggagagagagagagagagagaatgcAATGGCTAG comes from the Henckelia pumila isolate YLH828 chromosome 1, ASM3356847v2, whole genome shotgun sequence genome and includes:
- the LOC140874414 gene encoding uncharacterized protein translates to MLLCAHFQADDVRKALFDMHPDKAQARDGMSIFFFQNFWDVIGEEVTVAVLKLLNEGTNLSDWKRVNEFESAFTSNRLISDNIILGFEALHWIRSIKKGQKGYTTLKLDMSTLYDKVEWNFLEGIMLRLGFSLEWVEKIMRCVCTVRYSFSLNDS